In the Mycolicibacterium thermoresistibile genome, one interval contains:
- a CDS encoding alpha/beta fold hydrolase: MTREPLAGASTDHESVWSDLQGVAFTQGYLDAGGVRTRYLHAGEADKPVLIFLHGSGGHAEAYVRNLEAHAEHFSTWSIDMLGHGYTDKPGHPLEVRHYVEHLAAVLDAIGADRAHISGESLGGWVASRFAIDRPDRLDRLVLNTAGGSQADPEVMKRIITLSMAAAENPSWDTVQARITWLMADKSKGYDDIVASRQKIYRQPGFVDAMRNIMALQDPEIRARNLLGPEEYGAITAPTLVVWTSDDPTADVDEGKRIASMIPGARFEVMPGCGHWPQYEDPATFNRLHIDFLLGRS, translated from the coding sequence ATGACACGGGAGCCCTTGGCAGGGGCCAGTACCGACCACGAGAGTGTGTGGAGCGATCTGCAGGGGGTCGCCTTCACCCAGGGCTATCTCGACGCGGGTGGGGTGCGGACCCGGTACCTGCACGCCGGTGAGGCCGACAAGCCGGTGCTGATCTTCCTGCACGGCTCCGGCGGTCACGCCGAGGCGTATGTGCGGAACCTGGAGGCGCACGCCGAACACTTCTCCACCTGGTCGATCGACATGCTGGGACACGGGTACACCGACAAGCCCGGCCACCCACTGGAGGTCCGGCACTACGTCGAGCACCTGGCCGCCGTGCTGGACGCCATCGGCGCCGACCGCGCGCACATCAGCGGGGAGTCGCTGGGCGGCTGGGTCGCCTCACGCTTCGCCATCGACCGTCCCGACCGCCTGGACCGGCTGGTGCTCAACACCGCCGGCGGATCCCAGGCCGATCCCGAGGTCATGAAGCGGATCATCACACTGTCGATGGCCGCCGCGGAGAACCCGAGCTGGGACACCGTGCAGGCGCGGATCACATGGCTGATGGCCGACAAGTCCAAAGGCTACGACGACATCGTCGCCAGCCGGCAGAAGATCTACCGCCAGCCGGGGTTCGTCGACGCGATGCGGAACATCATGGCCCTGCAGGATCCGGAGATCAGGGCCCGTAATCTCCTGGGCCCCGAGGAGTACGGTGCGATCACCGCTCCCACCCTGGTGGTGTGGACCAGTGACGACCCGACCGCCGACGTCGACGAGGGCAAGCGGATCGCCTCGATGATCCCGGGTGCGCGGTTCGAGGTGATGCCCGGCTGCGGGCACTGGCCGCAATACGAGGATCCGGCGACCTTCAACCGGTTGCACATCGACTTCCTGCTGGGCCGGTCATGA